One window of the Polyangia bacterium genome contains the following:
- a CDS encoding molybdenum cofactor guanylyltransferase codes for MTTAAAIIAGGRGTRLGGQVKGLITVDGRRIVDRQRDALAAVFAPVVVVAGDPASWRDCGLLVVPDRIADAGPLGGIDAALAHFAALKTDVDAVVCVASDMPFLNDGVLRLLREHQPDAAAVVPRVAGNAEPLLARYALSLSAAVAAHLADDDLAVHRWLAGVTVAWIDEVALRAVDPTLRSFFNVNTPADQEQAQSTGRR; via the coding sequence ATGACGACGGCGGCGGCGATCATCGCGGGCGGCCGCGGGACACGCTTGGGCGGGCAAGTGAAAGGTCTCATCACCGTCGACGGCCGCCGCATCGTCGACCGGCAGCGCGACGCGCTGGCGGCGGTTTTCGCGCCCGTGGTGGTGGTGGCCGGTGATCCGGCGTCCTGGCGCGATTGCGGTTTGCTGGTGGTTCCCGATCGGATCGCCGACGCTGGCCCGCTCGGTGGCATTGACGCCGCCTTGGCGCATTTCGCGGCGCTGAAAACCGACGTTGACGCCGTGGTGTGCGTGGCAAGCGACATGCCGTTTTTGAACGACGGCGTGCTGCGGTTGCTGCGCGAGCATCAGCCCGACGCAGCCGCGGTGGTCCCGCGTGTGGCCGGGAACGCCGAGCCGTTGCTGGCTCGCTATGCGCTTTCGTTGTCCGCCGCGGTCGCCGCCCATTTGGCGGATGATGACCTCGCCGTGCACCGCTGGCTGGCGGGTGTGACCGTGGCGTGGATCGACGAGGTGGCGCTGCGGGCAGTGGATCCGACGCTGCGCTCGTTTTTCAACGTCAACACGCCCGCCGATCAGGAACAGGCGCAATCAACCGGACGGCGGTGA
- the tyrS gene encoding tyrosine--tRNA ligase has product MASSASNSALEVLRARGFVQQISDEAELGRRLASDAVTFYAGFDPTAPSLHVGHYIPLLAMAHLARAGHKAIAVLGGGTAMVGDPSGKSEMRQLITQEAIQSNRRQIEPQVRRIIGDNAAVVDNADWLLPLNYVAFLRDIGRHFSVNRMLAAEAYKLRLEKGLSFIEFNYQLLQAYDFLVLNERYGCALQIGGDDQWGNIVAGIDLIRRVRQADAFGLTFPLLTTGSGAKMGKTATGAVWLDPNLTKPYDFYQYFVNVDDRDVIRFLKLLTFEPVDEIARYAALEGAELREAKHALAHAITTIVHGSAAADEARHAAKAAFGGGGADDATVPTFVVDSGQAGSGIKIVDLLALSGLAASRSAARRLIEQGGVRFGDRKIASIDDTVTAGDIGGGTLLYAGKKHLRRIIVG; this is encoded by the coding sequence ATGGCTTCATCCGCCTCAAACAGCGCGCTGGAGGTGCTCCGGGCGCGGGGGTTCGTCCAGCAAATCAGCGACGAAGCCGAGCTTGGCCGCCGCCTGGCCAGCGATGCCGTCACCTTCTATGCTGGATTCGATCCCACCGCGCCCAGCCTGCACGTCGGGCACTACATCCCGCTTTTGGCGATGGCGCACCTGGCGCGGGCCGGGCACAAAGCCATCGCGGTTCTAGGCGGCGGCACGGCCATGGTCGGCGATCCCAGCGGTAAGTCCGAGATGCGCCAGCTCATTACCCAGGAAGCGATCCAATCCAACCGGCGCCAGATCGAGCCGCAGGTTCGACGCATCATCGGGGACAACGCAGCCGTGGTGGACAACGCCGACTGGTTGCTGCCCCTGAACTACGTCGCCTTCCTGCGCGACATCGGCCGGCACTTCAGCGTCAACCGCATGCTGGCCGCCGAAGCCTACAAGCTGCGTCTGGAAAAAGGCCTCTCCTTCATCGAGTTCAACTATCAGCTGCTGCAGGCGTACGACTTTCTGGTCCTCAATGAACGCTATGGCTGCGCCCTGCAGATCGGCGGCGACGATCAATGGGGGAACATCGTGGCCGGTATCGATCTGATCCGCCGCGTCCGCCAAGCCGACGCCTTCGGCCTGACGTTTCCCCTCTTGACCACGGGGTCGGGGGCGAAGATGGGCAAGACGGCCACCGGGGCCGTCTGGCTGGACCCGAACCTCACCAAGCCGTACGACTTTTACCAGTACTTCGTGAACGTCGACGATCGCGACGTCATCCGCTTTCTCAAGCTGCTGACCTTCGAACCGGTGGACGAGATCGCCCGCTACGCGGCGCTGGAAGGCGCCGAGCTGCGCGAAGCCAAGCACGCGCTGGCCCACGCGATCACCACCATCGTTCACGGCTCCGCGGCGGCAGACGAGGCGCGGCACGCCGCGAAAGCGGCATTTGGCGGCGGCGGCGCGGACGACGCGACGGTCCCGACCTTTGTCGTCGACAGCGGGCAAGCCGGGAGCGGAATCAAGATCGTCGATCTCCTGGCGTTGTCAGGCCTGGCCGCCTCGCGCAGCGCTGCTCGCCGGCTGATCGAGCAAGGCGGCGTGCGCTTCGGTGATCGCAAGATCGCCTCCATCGATGACACCGTGACCGCCGGCGACATCGGCGGCGGCACGCTGCTTTACGCGGGCAAAAAGCACCTCCGCCGCATCATCGTAGGTTGA